The stretch of DNA CTACGCTGCTGCTCTCCATAGCAGTCGAGGACTTCCCCGTTTCCTGGTCCGAAGAATTGGGCCGCCTCGATCCGCGAAGTAAGCGAACCGCGCCTGCAGTCGCCCTTGCGAACAGACCATCGGGAGCACCAAGGTTATCGACAACATACTTGGCACTTCGTGCTGATAGGCCCATCGGGACCTTTCGCGAGGTTGTTTTTCTAGTATCCAGAAACAGCAGGTCAGATCCGTCCATTACCGGCAGAAACTTGCGCCAACTGAAAACTGTGAAATCCCCGACGGTTCCGGCGTTGGTCCAAGGTCCGGGAAAGACGTGTGCGGCGTCTTCGATCAACAGCAGTTTGTGATGCGAGCAAATCTCGCGAAACGTGTCCATCAGCTGCACAAAGCCGAAGTAATGGACCACCAGAATCGCACGGGTGTCAGGAGTTATGCGTGTGACCAGGTCATCGTAGTCCGGGCGCAGTTGCTCATCCACCACATAGAAGTCAACAGCGGCACCTGCTGCTTCGATTGCCTCGACTGCCACTCGGCATATGTAGCTGGGGATGAGCACACGCTGTCCGGCCCCCACGCCGAATGCGCGCAGGCCCTGGCAAATTCCGTAACGGCCAGACAAAAATGTGTTCGCAGATTTGATTCTTTTCGGACGCTGGTCAGCAAACTTCAGGCTCGAGAATGAAGCTCGTGGGCTTGGGGGAATCCGAAATAGTGGGCGTCCGTTCACGGAATTGTCTCTAAATTCAGACGGGCTTCTGTGGTTCGGCCTGCTTCTTCTGTTTCAAATTACCCAGCATCGACTTAACCCAGCCGCCGCCAACGTTACGGGCAACGGCCATGAGTCCCTTCGGCGTACGCGTGTTCATTGCGAGTAGTCCCCAACGCTCACGACGA from Terriglobales bacterium encodes:
- a CDS encoding DegT/DnrJ/EryC1/StrS family aminotransferase, whose translation is MSGRYGICQGLRAFGVGAGQRVLIPSYICRVAVEAIEAAGAAVDFYVVDEQLRPDYDDLVTRITPDTRAILVVHYFGFVQLMDTFREICSHHKLLLIEDAAHVFPGPWTNAGTVGDFTVFSWRKFLPVMDGSDLLFLDTRKTTSRKVPMGLSARSAKYVVDNLGAPDGLFARATAGAVRLLRGSRRPNSSDQETGKSSTAMESSSVEFTASLAELPATGASNFIRAHTDSNFLYESRRRNYAALARELHLRQCATRPLFPQFPSDVCPLQCPVWNDSPLFHRTLRQHGIPASAWEDVIPPNVDLEKFPAAKKLYNHLFFLPIHQGLDVEQVTSMAELISNVEQSVPARLPIG